The following proteins are co-located in the Microvirga ossetica genome:
- the bcsN gene encoding cellulose biosynthesis protein BcsN yields MSFGARPSDAFAGSVRPSCLGAAVKAVLATAVLTTLSACAGRSDLGFATLMSEVPATRAIIVPPPGGPSVVAVLQRSYQDGLSQEIALSTASLTTGQNAFYVSMLNNTQANPEQSETLSLPSLSQDRLLSEMEERMPGVEMQTSLVYVQNKFGPFGFATGRSSSGDLCLYAWQRIEPDEPAVFLPGGSVSVRLRLCDADATVEQLLRVFYGFTIAAYYRQESWNPYGDPPPPPAQLGETNAPMYPLGLGSDTTTVRRRSVSGETRRVVPAAPRRMIDKDSATPAIPEPSSPLPTAPESGYPVVPPPPSQ; encoded by the coding sequence ATGAGCTTCGGCGCCAGGCCGTCGGACGCTTTCGCCGGTTCCGTCCGTCCATCCTGCCTGGGCGCGGCCGTGAAGGCCGTTCTCGCTACGGCGGTCCTGACCACCCTGTCCGCCTGTGCGGGGCGCTCCGATCTCGGATTTGCCACCCTCATGTCCGAGGTCCCGGCGACGCGGGCGATCATCGTCCCCCCACCCGGCGGCCCCTCCGTCGTCGCCGTCCTGCAGCGCTCGTATCAGGACGGCCTGTCGCAGGAGATCGCGCTCTCGACCGCCTCGCTCACCACCGGGCAGAATGCCTTCTACGTCAGCATGCTCAACAACACACAGGCCAATCCCGAACAGTCGGAGACGCTGTCGCTCCCGTCTCTCTCCCAGGACCGGCTCCTGTCGGAGATGGAAGAGCGGATGCCGGGCGTCGAGATGCAGACATCGCTGGTCTATGTGCAGAACAAGTTCGGGCCTTTCGGCTTCGCGACGGGCCGGTCGTCCAGCGGCGACCTCTGCCTCTATGCATGGCAGCGGATCGAACCGGACGAGCCGGCCGTCTTCCTGCCGGGCGGCTCGGTTTCTGTCCGCCTGCGCCTATGCGATGCGGACGCCACCGTCGAGCAGCTCCTGAGAGTCTTCTACGGCTTCACCATTGCCGCCTACTACCGCCAGGAATCCTGGAATCCCTATGGCGATCCGCCGCCGCCGCCGGCCCAGCTCGGCGAGACGAACGCACCGATGTATCCGCTGGGCCTCGGCAGCGACACGACGACCGTCCGCCGCCGGAGCGTTTCCGGGGAAACCCGCCGCGTCGTTCCGGCAGCGCCAAGGCGCATGATCGACAAGGACTCCGCGACGCCGGCGATCCCCGAGCCCTCCTCGCCGCTGCCGACGGCGCCCGAGAGCGGATACCCCGTCGTGCCGCCTCCTCCGAGCCAGTAA
- the bcsA gene encoding UDP-forming cellulose synthase catalytic subunit — MRAGLIVALWAVAAVLIMSIVALPISLQAHLVAGLTVVACMIIIKFMRAQGIWRLIALALGTAIVLRYVFWRTTSTIPPITEVASFIPGFLLYLAEMYSVMMLFLSLFVVSSPLPSRKAPQIDPQNLPTVDIFVPSYNEGSDLLATTLAAAKAMTYPADKMTVWLLDDGGTDEKCNSSNTAAAQQARERRAELQAMCASLDVKYLTRARNVHAKAGNLNNGLENSTADLVAVFDADHAPARSFLTETVGYFTKDKSLFLVQTPHFFINPDPLERNLGTFQTMPSENEMFYGVIQRGLDKWDAAFFCGSAAVLRREALQETNGFSGVSITEDCETALELHSRGWTSVYVDKPLIAGLQPDSFASFIGQRSRWAQGMMQILRYKFPPLKRGLKISQRLCYMSSSMFWLFPFSRFCFLVSPLCYLFFSLEIFTASGGEFFAYTFTYMMVNFMMQNYLYGRYRWPWISDLYEYIQTIYLLPAVLSVIANPSKPTFKVTAKNESMEESRVSELGTPYFIIFGILILGVIATGIRVWAEPYKADLTLVTGAWNVLNLIIAGCALGVVSERATRRQSHRVRVERPCRFIMGDEIIDAVLKDVSVGGGRLHVPPSAEPRLKKGTAGTLEFQPFANLPVQHLPVEIRKVGMDDKGLLLGCRFLIEKAEHRRMIADLVFANADQWSNFQKNRHHDIGVLRGTLWFFMVAFYQTGRGLSYFLGLQRIGSSSPPAPSVASAAK; from the coding sequence ATGCGAGCAGGTCTTATCGTGGCCTTGTGGGCTGTGGCGGCGGTACTGATCATGTCGATCGTGGCTCTTCCCATCAGCCTTCAGGCGCATCTCGTTGCGGGCCTCACGGTCGTGGCCTGCATGATCATCATCAAGTTCATGCGCGCCCAGGGCATCTGGCGCCTGATCGCGCTGGCTCTCGGCACCGCCATCGTCCTGCGCTACGTCTTCTGGCGCACCACCAGCACCATCCCGCCGATCACCGAGGTGGCGAGCTTCATCCCGGGCTTCCTGCTCTATCTGGCCGAGATGTACAGCGTCATGATGCTGTTCTTGAGCCTTTTCGTGGTGTCCAGCCCTCTGCCTTCGCGCAAGGCTCCCCAGATCGACCCGCAGAACCTGCCGACCGTCGACATCTTCGTCCCGAGCTACAACGAGGGTTCCGACCTGCTGGCCACCACGCTCGCCGCCGCGAAGGCCATGACCTATCCCGCCGACAAGATGACGGTCTGGCTTCTGGACGACGGCGGCACGGACGAGAAGTGCAATTCGAGCAACACCGCCGCCGCCCAGCAGGCGCGCGAACGCCGCGCCGAGCTGCAGGCCATGTGCGCGTCCCTCGACGTGAAATACCTGACCCGCGCCCGCAACGTGCATGCCAAGGCGGGCAACCTCAACAACGGCCTCGAGAACTCGACCGCCGATCTGGTCGCCGTCTTCGATGCCGACCACGCCCCGGCCCGCAGCTTCCTCACCGAGACGGTCGGGTACTTCACCAAGGACAAGAGCCTGTTCCTGGTCCAGACGCCGCACTTCTTCATCAATCCCGACCCGCTCGAGCGCAATCTCGGCACGTTCCAGACCATGCCGTCCGAGAACGAGATGTTCTACGGCGTCATCCAGCGCGGCCTCGACAAGTGGGATGCCGCCTTCTTCTGCGGCTCGGCCGCCGTGCTCCGGCGCGAGGCCCTGCAGGAAACCAACGGATTCAGCGGCGTCAGCATCACCGAGGATTGCGAGACCGCGCTCGAGCTCCATTCCCGCGGCTGGACGAGCGTCTATGTGGACAAGCCGCTCATCGCCGGCCTGCAGCCGGACAGCTTCGCCAGCTTCATCGGCCAGCGCTCGCGATGGGCGCAAGGCATGATGCAGATCCTGCGCTACAAGTTTCCGCCCCTCAAGCGCGGGCTGAAGATCTCACAGCGCCTGTGCTACATGTCGAGCAGCATGTTCTGGCTGTTCCCGTTCTCGCGGTTCTGCTTCCTCGTCTCGCCGCTGTGCTACCTGTTCTTCTCGCTCGAGATCTTCACCGCATCGGGAGGTGAGTTCTTCGCCTATACGTTCACCTACATGATGGTGAACTTCATGATGCAGAACTATCTCTATGGCCGCTACCGCTGGCCGTGGATCTCGGATCTCTACGAATACATCCAGACGATCTATCTCTTGCCGGCCGTGCTCTCGGTGATCGCCAATCCCAGCAAGCCCACCTTCAAGGTGACGGCGAAGAACGAGTCCATGGAGGAGAGCCGGGTCTCGGAACTGGGTACGCCGTACTTCATCATCTTCGGCATCCTGATCCTTGGCGTCATCGCCACCGGCATCCGCGTGTGGGCCGAGCCTTACAAGGCCGACCTGACCCTCGTGACGGGCGCCTGGAACGTGCTCAATCTCATCATCGCAGGCTGCGCGCTGGGTGTCGTCTCGGAGCGAGCCACGAGGCGTCAGAGCCACCGTGTCCGCGTCGAGCGGCCCTGCCGCTTCATCATGGGCGACGAGATCATCGATGCCGTCCTGAAAGACGTATCCGTGGGCGGCGGCAGGCTCCACGTGCCGCCCTCGGCCGAGCCGCGCCTCAAGAAGGGGACCGCGGGCACGCTCGAATTCCAGCCCTTCGCCAATCTTCCCGTTCAGCACCTGCCGGTGGAGATCCGCAAGGTCGGCATGGACGACAAGGGCCTGCTGCTGGGCTGCCGCTTCCTGATCGAGAAGGCCGAACATCGCCGGATGATCGCCGACCTCGTCTTCGCCAATGCGGACCAGTGGAGCAACTTCCAGAAGAACCGGCACCACGACATCGGCGTTCTCCGCGGGACGCTGTGGTTCTTCATGGTCGCGTTCTATCAGACCGGACGCGGTCTCTCCTATTTCCTCGGCCTGCAGAGGATCGGCAGCTCCAGCCCGCCGGCGCCCTCCGTCGCCTCGGCTGCCAAGTAG
- a CDS encoding cellulose biosynthesis cyclic di-GMP-binding regulatory protein BcsB has translation MRLVLILPLLALQALGATQAAAQSAPFTMSPGSQGAPPAARTPPRPEPAAPAPSPGQAFEMRQPGTASTAPPAAQPAPVPPSAGTPFNIGPQRQNPAASAPPPAPQTGIAPARQPAPAARSGVRNERPVLPFETVRLEGETDAKSWTFHLTQDEATSGASIALGFKNAVVVMPEGSRLRIAINGESVVDTPISSPNDIKRMTAAIRPGLLRAGQNIIRAEAFQRHRTDCTIDATYELWTDLDSATTKLVFAEGAAKTLRGLDDLPAVGVDSTGVTTIRVVAPKIYRPEIRDRLLRLVQLVALRGRYAHPVIQVVESDPGPSPVGTIKVAMGLAGELRGMVAGMPDAASSQPLTMMMQEPGSLGSTLVVSGPTWQDLDTAIGIVGAQAVNTANVERGILDTAAWHWPEILTAFGAQSFRFADLGVPTQEFSGRRLKAEFSINLPSDFYATEYGEAILHLDAAYTAAVRPGSHINVFVNGMISTQMTITKQGDIVRRHTIRLPLRNFKSGINQVTIEAILHTDADERCAPGETLSESNRFVLFDTSTLEFPTYGRIGRVPDLAVMSTGSFPDQDLPTTIVLARPDPLNYSAAGTLLARMARSGGTPVRAQFANAASADNGSVLFIGAVDQIPSGFLNHVKVSEHLRMIWPSTPTGDRAGPQVASSDFSLPTAQVSPDRPATASTDEVRRRWSDTFQRRGFFQQTLGTLQGWMEKTFSLSLSSLSLEERTDAPYEPPQRASLLLAQNQTDTAGVWTLLTARTDRALADEMARLANPMLWSQVAGRAVALEPREMKLQVEPINDYRFVQTQPLSLRNMRLVAANWMSANIIQYAILMLAGCMFLGVATYLLLNRLGRRP, from the coding sequence GTGCGTTTGGTTCTGATCCTCCCTCTGCTCGCCTTGCAGGCTCTGGGTGCCACGCAAGCCGCCGCGCAGTCCGCGCCCTTCACCATGTCGCCCGGCTCCCAGGGCGCGCCGCCGGCGGCGAGGACCCCGCCCCGGCCCGAGCCCGCAGCACCCGCGCCCTCCCCCGGCCAGGCCTTCGAGATGCGCCAGCCCGGCACGGCATCTACCGCGCCTCCCGCAGCCCAGCCGGCGCCCGTGCCACCGAGCGCGGGAACGCCCTTCAACATCGGGCCGCAGCGCCAGAACCCCGCGGCATCGGCGCCTCCCCCCGCGCCTCAGACCGGCATTGCGCCGGCCAGACAGCCGGCCCCGGCAGCGCGCAGCGGCGTGCGGAACGAGCGGCCGGTTCTTCCCTTCGAAACGGTTCGCCTGGAGGGTGAGACGGATGCGAAGTCCTGGACGTTCCACCTGACGCAGGACGAGGCGACGAGCGGCGCCTCCATCGCGCTGGGCTTCAAGAACGCGGTCGTGGTCATGCCCGAGGGTTCGCGCCTGCGGATCGCGATCAACGGGGAATCGGTGGTCGACACACCGATCTCTTCGCCGAACGACATCAAGCGCATGACCGCAGCAATCCGCCCCGGTCTCCTGCGGGCGGGACAGAACATCATCCGCGCGGAGGCCTTCCAGCGCCACCGCACCGACTGCACCATCGATGCCACCTACGAGCTCTGGACCGACCTCGACTCGGCCACCACCAAGCTCGTCTTCGCCGAAGGTGCGGCCAAGACCCTGCGCGGCCTCGACGACCTGCCGGCGGTCGGCGTCGACAGCACGGGGGTGACGACGATCCGGGTGGTTGCGCCCAAGATCTACCGCCCGGAAATCCGCGACCGCCTCCTGCGCCTTGTGCAGCTGGTGGCCCTGCGCGGGCGCTATGCCCATCCGGTGATCCAGGTAGTGGAATCCGATCCCGGCCCTTCCCCCGTCGGCACGATCAAGGTGGCCATGGGCCTGGCCGGCGAATTGCGCGGAATGGTGGCGGGCATGCCGGATGCAGCCTCTTCGCAGCCGCTGACCATGATGATGCAGGAGCCCGGATCCCTGGGCTCGACCCTCGTCGTCTCCGGACCGACCTGGCAGGACCTCGACACCGCCATCGGCATCGTCGGCGCGCAAGCCGTCAACACCGCCAATGTCGAGCGCGGCATTCTCGACACGGCCGCATGGCACTGGCCGGAGATCCTGACCGCCTTCGGCGCTCAATCCTTCCGCTTTGCCGATCTGGGCGTGCCGACGCAGGAATTCTCCGGGCGCCGCCTGAAGGCGGAATTTTCCATCAACCTGCCTTCGGATTTCTACGCGACCGAATACGGCGAGGCGATCCTGCATCTCGACGCGGCCTATACCGCCGCCGTCCGGCCGGGCAGCCACATCAACGTGTTCGTCAACGGCATGATCAGCACGCAGATGACGATCACCAAGCAGGGCGACATCGTCCGGCGTCATACCATCAGGCTGCCTCTCAGGAACTTCAAATCCGGCATCAACCAAGTCACCATCGAGGCGATTCTGCACACCGATGCCGACGAGCGCTGCGCCCCGGGGGAAACCCTCTCGGAGTCGAACCGCTTCGTTCTCTTCGACACCTCGACCCTCGAGTTCCCGACCTACGGACGCATCGGGCGCGTGCCGGATCTTGCCGTCATGAGCACGGGCAGCTTCCCGGACCAAGACCTTCCGACAACCATTGTCCTGGCACGGCCCGACCCGCTCAACTATTCCGCCGCCGGCACTCTGCTCGCCCGCATGGCGCGCAGCGGCGGCACGCCCGTGCGGGCGCAGTTCGCCAATGCAGCCTCGGCGGACAACGGATCCGTGCTCTTCATCGGCGCCGTCGATCAGATCCCATCGGGCTTCCTCAACCACGTGAAGGTTTCCGAGCATCTGCGTATGATCTGGCCTTCGACGCCTACGGGTGACAGGGCGGGACCGCAGGTGGCCAGCTCGGATTTCAGCCTTCCCACGGCGCAGGTCTCGCCCGACCGTCCGGCTACCGCGTCGACCGACGAGGTCCGCCGACGCTGGTCGGACACGTTCCAGCGGCGCGGCTTTTTCCAGCAGACCCTCGGCACGCTGCAGGGCTGGATGGAAAAGACCTTCAGCCTCTCCCTCAGTTCCCTGTCGCTGGAAGAGCGCACCGACGCGCCCTACGAGCCGCCGCAGCGCGCCTCCCTGCTCCTGGCCCAGAACCAGACCGACACGGCCGGCGTCTGGACCCTTCTGACCGCGCGCACCGACCGCGCTCTGGCGGACGAGATGGCCCGCCTCGCCAACCCGATGCTCTGGTCCCAGGTCGCGGGCAGGGCCGTCGCTCTGGAGCCCAGGGAGATGAAGCTGCAGGTCGAGCCCATCAACGACTATCGCTTCGTCCAGACGCAGCCGCTTTCTTTAAGGAACATGCGCCTCGTCGCGGCCAACTGGATGTCCGCCAACATCATTCAATACGCGATTCTCATGCTGGCAGGCTGCATGTTCCTGGGCGTTGCGACCTATCTGCTTCTGAACCGCCTGGGACGCAGGCCATGA
- a CDS encoding glycosyl hydrolase family 8 yields MTVSAHRPKRILPWLVTAILILTGTMASSQTLSVQPLNLVGTVSAADWEAYRSRFVEDSGRVVDTANGNISHSEGQGYGLLLALAAGDRRSFEQIWNFTFTELLIRDDGLAVWKWDPSSKPRITDRNNATDGDLLIAYALARAGAAWQETRYTNAAQKLAKAIGKSTLSRTGGSLVLLPGSQGFGAGDRPDGPVINLSYWIFEAFPVMAALAPEYEWTRVWRDGVLLLQQATSGRVRLPADWISLQNGLQPKPADGFPPEFGYNSLRIPLYLLRAGMTEMEWLRALKQRWSAENEGVAVVNVVTGQVRERLTDQGYAMLPAVLACALDGTPIPEPLRTFEPSLYYPSTLYLLAKSLLGEKYPQCV; encoded by the coding sequence ATGACGGTCAGCGCGCATCGTCCCAAGCGAATCCTGCCCTGGCTCGTCACTGCAATTCTCATTCTCACCGGGACGATGGCCTCCTCCCAAACCCTCTCCGTCCAGCCGCTGAATCTGGTGGGAACCGTCTCAGCAGCCGACTGGGAGGCCTATCGCTCCCGTTTCGTCGAGGACAGCGGACGGGTTGTCGACACAGCCAACGGCAACATCAGCCACAGCGAGGGACAGGGCTATGGCTTGCTGCTCGCGCTGGCGGCTGGGGACCGACGCTCCTTCGAGCAGATCTGGAACTTCACCTTCACCGAACTTCTCATCCGCGACGACGGCCTCGCAGTCTGGAAATGGGACCCCAGCAGCAAGCCGCGGATCACCGACCGCAACAATGCGACCGACGGCGACCTTCTCATCGCCTATGCGCTCGCAAGGGCCGGAGCCGCCTGGCAGGAAACCCGCTACACCAACGCGGCGCAGAAGCTCGCCAAGGCCATCGGCAAAAGCACCTTGAGCCGAACCGGAGGCTCCCTCGTCCTGCTTCCCGGCTCCCAGGGCTTCGGCGCCGGCGATCGACCGGACGGTCCGGTCATCAATCTCTCCTACTGGATTTTCGAAGCATTCCCGGTCATGGCGGCCCTGGCGCCGGAATATGAGTGGACCCGCGTCTGGCGCGATGGGGTCTTGCTGCTGCAGCAGGCGACCTCGGGCCGGGTGCGGCTTCCGGCCGATTGGATTTCCCTGCAAAACGGCTTGCAACCTAAGCCTGCCGATGGCTTTCCCCCAGAATTCGGTTACAACTCGTTAAGGATACCGCTTTACCTGTTGAGAGCAGGGATGACCGAAATGGAGTGGCTGAGAGCTCTCAAGCAGCGCTGGTCTGCGGAGAACGAAGGGGTTGCCGTGGTCAACGTCGTCACCGGTCAGGTACGCGAGCGGCTCACCGACCAGGGTTATGCCATGCTTCCCGCCGTGCTCGCCTGCGCGCTCGACGGGACGCCGATTCCGGAGCCGCTGAGGACCTTCGAGCCGAGCCTCTATTACCCGTCGACCCTGTATCTCTTGGCAAAATCCCTGCTCGGTGAAAAATATCCGCAATGCGTCTAG
- a CDS encoding tetratricopeptide repeat protein, whose translation MRLVGSAIIIAVAILGFAAIAQQTGTGGNQPPAEAPPAPIPPTNGSPSQTPSQPQVDESALRYFASQGDTRRVNAEIARLRALYPNWTPPSDLSQLSGSPGAPPPDPLIERLWNLYREDRIAEVRAAIAERQTTDAAWKPPEELVTALETVEARRRLTNASDTGQWRTVLSVATEAPGLLTCMNVDVLWRVAEAFARTDQPNRTRDVYTYILTNCANPAERLATLQKALLVLPEPQVTALLQFERRTGETPDDFGSIRDELARRRVERASLDSKMTASADDLAVVERLVQTSGEAGPVLILGWYNYHHNNPTRALELFKTALDRNAGPNAAEGYAMTLRALNRLAEAEAFAYEWRERAPENMKIYLDVATALLSQDPPPRLDTQVIGRIVPVVMAQRFSDAAQALGWYSYNTEQIRTARDWFRTALSWKADDEPSAYGLALSTQRLNDRGGFNAVVAQWRSRSQRIADLADGVNPATRQAVVAQPAVPQPAMTAPPAMAAPVETAPPAQPRYAPREVTVERVETEQAFVRTEDNVRRRQSQARSALGRNCAITRNPSGLSADAALTRGWCLMEANRPLEAVDAFDRAIANGSNRTREEAAYGKSLAYLRKNLTSEAAVAAAEAPQTRERQVELGASILTQRALAAYRDGRYVETLHALSERARLVPEQNDLLLIRAWSYLKLGRYDDAAKIFRAVQQTGYSEEAAAGLNAILEVTGQMRY comes from the coding sequence ATGCGTCTAGTCGGCAGCGCCATCATCATTGCGGTTGCAATCCTCGGCTTCGCAGCGATCGCGCAGCAGACGGGCACGGGCGGCAATCAGCCGCCTGCCGAAGCGCCGCCCGCACCGATACCTCCGACGAACGGCTCCCCGTCTCAGACCCCATCGCAGCCACAGGTCGATGAATCGGCGCTGCGCTATTTCGCATCCCAGGGCGACACCCGCCGAGTGAATGCCGAAATCGCCCGGCTGCGCGCGCTCTATCCCAATTGGACCCCGCCGAGCGACCTCTCCCAGCTCTCCGGCAGCCCGGGTGCCCCGCCGCCGGATCCGCTCATCGAACGGCTCTGGAACCTTTATCGCGAGGATCGCATCGCAGAGGTGCGCGCGGCCATTGCCGAGCGCCAGACCACGGATGCAGCCTGGAAGCCACCGGAGGAGCTGGTCACGGCCCTCGAGACGGTCGAAGCGCGCCGCCGCCTGACCAACGCGTCGGATACGGGCCAATGGCGGACGGTCCTCTCGGTGGCGACGGAGGCGCCCGGCCTTCTCACCTGCATGAACGTCGACGTGCTCTGGCGCGTGGCGGAGGCCTTCGCCCGCACCGACCAGCCGAACCGGACGCGGGACGTCTACACCTATATCCTGACGAACTGCGCCAATCCGGCCGAGCGCCTGGCGACCCTGCAGAAGGCCCTCCTCGTTCTGCCCGAGCCGCAGGTGACGGCCCTGCTCCAGTTCGAGCGCAGGACCGGCGAGACCCCGGACGATTTCGGTTCGATCCGCGACGAACTTGCCCGCCGCCGGGTCGAGCGCGCCTCCCTCGACAGCAAGATGACCGCATCGGCAGACGACCTCGCCGTCGTCGAGCGGCTGGTTCAGACCAGCGGCGAAGCGGGCCCCGTGCTGATCCTCGGATGGTACAACTACCATCACAACAATCCCACGCGGGCGCTCGAACTGTTCAAGACGGCTCTCGACCGCAACGCCGGCCCGAACGCGGCGGAGGGCTATGCCATGACCTTGCGGGCGCTCAACCGCCTCGCAGAGGCCGAAGCCTTCGCCTATGAGTGGCGCGAGCGCGCGCCCGAGAACATGAAGATCTATCTCGATGTGGCGACGGCTCTCCTCAGCCAGGATCCGCCACCGCGCCTCGATACGCAGGTGATTGGCCGGATCGTGCCGGTGGTGATGGCGCAGCGCTTCTCCGACGCGGCCCAGGCGCTTGGCTGGTACTCCTACAACACGGAACAGATCCGCACGGCGCGCGACTGGTTCCGCACAGCCCTGAGCTGGAAGGCCGATGACGAGCCGTCCGCCTATGGGCTCGCCCTGTCGACGCAGCGCCTGAACGACCGCGGCGGCTTCAATGCCGTCGTCGCCCAATGGCGCAGCCGCTCCCAGCGCATCGCCGATCTTGCGGACGGCGTGAATCCAGCAACGAGACAAGCCGTCGTCGCACAGCCTGCCGTCCCGCAGCCGGCCATGACCGCTCCTCCTGCCATGGCTGCTCCGGTGGAAACCGCACCACCCGCGCAGCCGCGTTATGCGCCCCGCGAGGTCACGGTGGAGCGGGTCGAGACCGAACAGGCCTTCGTCCGGACCGAGGACAATGTGCGCCGTCGGCAATCGCAAGCGCGTTCGGCTCTGGGACGCAACTGCGCCATCACGCGCAATCCCAGCGGCCTCTCGGCCGATGCGGCCCTGACCCGCGGCTGGTGCCTGATGGAGGCCAACCGTCCTCTCGAGGCGGTAGACGCCTTCGATCGGGCAATCGCCAACGGCAGCAACCGCACCCGGGAGGAGGCGGCCTATGGCAAGTCCCTCGCCTATCTGCGCAAGAACCTGACCTCGGAAGCGGCCGTGGCGGCTGCCGAGGCGCCTCAGACCCGCGAGCGCCAGGTGGAACTCGGAGCCTCGATCCTGACCCAGCGAGCGCTTGCCGCCTACCGGGACGGACGCTACGTGGAGACGCTCCACGCCCTGAGCGAGCGGGCCCGGCTCGTGCCCGAGCAGAACGACCTGCTGCTGATCCGCGCCTGGTCCTATCTCAAGCTCGGACGCTACGATGATGCCGCGAAGATCTTCCGCGCCGTTCAGCAGACCGGCTATTCGGAGGAGGCCGCCGCCGGCCTGAACGCCATTCTCGAGGTCACCGGACAGATGCGCTATTAG
- a CDS encoding chemotaxis protein CheW, whose product MASLQIIVFDVCGTACALHRSAAREFLPLPRLWRPPALPRPVAGFFNLSGRAIPVLRLDVLFGLAQKSDDAESALYRHLIVTGGLGTTETTALLVDRVLDVATIDASRLSPVQQADSLNGCVEAEVTWQDRLVHLLTLERILLAEERQALAELGRQAQNRLGEWAVQA is encoded by the coding sequence ATGGCGAGCCTGCAGATCATAGTCTTCGACGTGTGCGGCACCGCCTGCGCCCTGCACAGGAGTGCGGCGCGGGAGTTCCTGCCCTTGCCGCGCCTGTGGCGTCCGCCGGCCCTGCCGAGGCCGGTCGCGGGCTTCTTCAATTTGAGCGGGCGCGCGATCCCCGTTCTTCGGCTCGACGTGCTTTTCGGACTTGCCCAGAAGAGTGACGATGCGGAAAGCGCGCTCTACCGGCATCTGATCGTCACCGGAGGTTTGGGTACTACGGAAACGACGGCGCTCCTCGTCGACCGGGTTCTGGACGTGGCGACCATCGATGCCTCCCGCCTTTCGCCCGTGCAGCAGGCCGACAGCCTCAACGGCTGCGTCGAGGCCGAGGTCACATGGCAGGACCGCCTCGTCCACCTACTCACGCTCGAGCGCATCCTGCTCGCCGAAGAGCGGCAGGCGCTCGCGGAACTCGGACGTCAGGCCCAGAACCGGCTCGGCGAATGGGCGGTTCAGGCTTGA
- a CDS encoding CheR family methyltransferase has product MAARAAPLIDAGFPQLKNRIIERTGHFYYQDKDDLLWERVRKRLRATGLRDSTQYLSLLGDPISGPAEWSRLEAEITIGETFFFRYAEQFAALRATILPEIVARKSATRRLRIWSAGSSTGAEAYSLSILVNEILGESLNDWRVSILGTDINDGFLKAARQAQFGKWALRSMPAPERERYFIGVDKDRWQVRPEFRSVVRFERHNLLSLLDGTSPLEFTDFDLILCRNVLIYFHPDVVIQLVGGLRERLAEEGWMLLGHAEPNPAFSSMMQVVNLPGTVAYRRGSSEAMIPAPSVAQLPVVPPEWKPLLPAPKPVEPTKARVPARPPRVPAKALPGPEEPDALLGEIRARADAGDFATADMLCRKALAEQPLDATLHFYRGLVLRELRRPDEAEKCFLNSLYLDKSFAMAHYHLGLLLLAEGRSGPGKRSLTNAARIAAAMPGDRLLDEADGLTAKDLRDLVRVHLDAKTPAGRRG; this is encoded by the coding sequence ATGGCGGCACGCGCCGCCCCGTTGATCGATGCCGGCTTTCCGCAGCTGAAAAACCGCATCATCGAGCGCACGGGGCATTTCTATTACCAGGATAAGGACGACCTCCTATGGGAGCGCGTGCGCAAACGCCTGCGCGCAACCGGTCTTCGCGATTCAACGCAATATCTGAGCCTTCTCGGCGATCCGATTTCGGGGCCTGCCGAATGGAGCCGGCTTGAAGCCGAGATCACCATCGGCGAGACCTTCTTCTTCCGCTATGCGGAACAGTTCGCCGCCCTGCGCGCGACGATCCTTCCCGAGATCGTCGCGCGCAAGAGCGCCACACGGCGGCTGCGCATCTGGAGCGCCGGCTCCTCCACGGGTGCCGAAGCCTATTCGCTTTCCATCCTTGTCAACGAGATCCTCGGCGAGAGCCTGAACGATTGGCGTGTCAGCATTCTCGGCACCGACATCAACGACGGCTTCCTCAAGGCGGCGCGGCAGGCGCAGTTCGGCAAATGGGCCCTGCGCTCGATGCCGGCGCCGGAAAGAGAGCGCTACTTCATCGGTGTCGACAAGGATCGGTGGCAGGTGCGGCCGGAGTTCCGCTCCGTCGTCCGCTTCGAGCGCCACAACCTGCTGAGTCTCCTCGACGGGACCTCTCCGCTCGAGTTCACTGATTTCGACCTGATCCTGTGCCGCAACGTCCTGATCTATTTTCACCCCGACGTCGTGATCCAGCTCGTGGGGGGCCTGCGCGAGCGCCTCGCCGAGGAAGGCTGGATGCTGCTCGGCCATGCGGAGCCCAACCCTGCCTTCTCGTCGATGATGCAGGTCGTGAACCTGCCGGGGACGGTTGCCTATCGCCGTGGCTCGAGCGAGGCGATGATTCCCGCCCCGTCCGTTGCGCAGCTCCCGGTCGTGCCCCCGGAGTGGAAGCCGCTCCTGCCCGCGCCCAAGCCGGTGGAGCCAACCAAGGCTCGGGTTCCGGCACGCCCGCCGCGCGTTCCGGCAAAGGCGCTTCCTGGTCCCGAGGAGCCCGATGCTCTGCTCGGCGAGATCCGCGCGCGAGCCGACGCGGGCGATTTCGCAACGGCGGACATGCTGTGCCGAAAAGCTCTGGCCGAACAGCCCTTGGACGCCACGCTGCATTTCTACCGCGGCCTCGTCCTGCGGGAACTCCGGCGTCCCGACGAGGCGGAGAAATGCTTCCTTAACAGCCTCTATCTCGATAAAAGCTTTGCCATGGCTCACTATCATCTCGGACTCCTGCTGCTCGCGGAGGGTAGATCCGGTCCCGGGAAACGCTCCCTGACCAATGCCGCCCGGATCGCGGCCGCAATGCCCGGCGACCGCCTGCTCGACGAAGCGGATGGGCTGACCGCGAAGGATCTGCGCGATCTCGTCCGCGTGCATCTTGACGCGAAGACGCCCGCCGGGCGCAGGGGCTGA